CATGAAGCGCGGAGAGAGGGGGATTCGAACCCTCGGTACCATCGCTGGTACACCCGATTTCGAGTCGGGCACATTCGGCCACTCTGTCATCTCTCCCCGGCAATTATGTAAAATAAAACACTGACTTTACGCAAGTTAAGAATTACTACCTTCCATTTTAAAAATTTTTGTACACCATGGCCAGGCGGTGCTGAAATCTGATCGGAGTGGATTTACGATTATGGAAATTATCATGGCTAGTACCATTCTCGTGATACTGGTAGGTCTGCTCGGAAATGGCCTGGATACGGCCATAAATGCTTGGCGCCTAAAGTCTTACAGCGATAAAGCCCATTGTGACATACTGCTCTGTCTTGACCAAATCGAACAGGCCCTTAGCGGATCAACCATAGCTACCTCGGCCTGCGATGCTTCTCATATGATGGCAATCTACGACAGCCGTGGCACAAGTTTATCATTTTGTCGACCAAGCATTTATGATTCATCAAAAATGTCGTTAACCGAATTCAAACTGGCCCAGTTGCCATTGGATTATTACTATCTTATGAACAAAACCACACCACTAACCTCCGTGAAAGGTATCTTCATGCTTCGCAGCGAATTAGATAACCATATTTCCGGAGTTGACCATGTTTTGCCCAGCTCCAAAGCTAACACTGATCGACAAAACAATGAAAAAGAAGATATCTATAATCTGATACTTCCAAATGTAACTAAATTTCACGTAAGTATTCTCTACTCAACACGTTACGACTCAACAAATCCAAAAATTGATTACATAGGCACTACCCTGGCACCGAAACATTTTACCATCGATCAGATGGCGATTTTCGATTCCCACGGAACAGAAATTAATGATATACCTAAAAATCATGAGCAAAAATTCATTGACCTGATGATCGAAGTCATTCCAAACTTATTTGTAAATAAATATGAAAAGGCATCCGAAGCAATGCGTAAAAAACTCATTCAGCAACATGGAGTTAGGATGAACAGGATCATCAAACTTCACCGTCCTTTCACAGCCTCAAAAAATTAACACCATGGTTTCGCAGAGATTCAATCACACGACCAACCTGCTCCAACGAAAAAAAATTTATTATGTCATTGGCCGTTACTTCGCCAATCCTGGGCACTGCCAGCAATTCGCCAAAAGGTGCCCTCATCAGCGCATCCATAGAATTGAACCTAAGAGCCAGATCCTTAGCTGTTTGCAGACCAACCGACGGGATACCAAGTCCATAGATTAGTCGATAAAGATCCCGATGTTTGCTGGCTTCTATGGCGGCTAAGAGATTTTCCGAAGATTTTAGCCCAAAATTATCAACGGAAATGATGTGCTGTATTTTCAATTCATATATGTGGCCAACATTTTCTATCAGCTTGGCAGACATAAACTTAGTCACAATAGCTGACCCAAGTTGATGAATATCCATGGCACTTCTGGACACGAAATGCAAAATTTTTTCACGGACCTGATCAGTACAATTAAAATTTTTACATTTCCAAAAAACATCGCCATCGGATTTTTCCAGCGTCGATCCGCAGCTTGGACAATTTTTGGGAAAAACAAAAGGCAATGATGCCGCATCGCGCTTGGCCAGGTTGACCTCTAAAATTGCCGGAATTATTTCGCCGGCCTTCTCCACCACCACCGTATCTCCCAGGCGAATATCCTTGCGCCTTATCTCATCCTCATTATGGAGTGTTGCTCGCGAAACCATTGTGCCAGAGAGAAATACAGGACTAAGATCCGCCACCGGCGTGATAATCCCGCTTCTGCCAACTTGCAGCGATATGGACTTGACCACTGACTCCACCTGATGGGGAGAAAATTTATAGGCAAAGGCCCATCTCGGAGACTTGGCAGTCCATCCCAATTGGTTATGATATTTTAAGTCATTGATCTTCAATACTGCACCATCGGTTTGATAACCAAAAGTAGCTTTTATCGAGCCTAATTTTTCTATCTTTTCATAAACCTCATCCAAACCTGTGGCTAGAAAATATGCGTCATGGACCGGAAAACCTCTCTGCTCCAAATCCTCCAAAACATTCACTTGTGTGCCGTAACTCATTCCATCACAATGCCCTACGCCATACAAAATTATGCTTAGCTTTCGTTCCGCCACAACACTGGCATCAAGCAATTTTACTGTACCCGATGCAAGATTTCTTGGGTTGGCAAAAGGCTCTTCTCCATTTTTTATTCTATGCTCGTTGGTTTTTTCAAAAATATCGTTGCGGATAAAAACCTCGCCACGAAATTCTACAAAACCATTGGAATGGTCTATTTTTTTAGGAAAATTATCGATAGTCATGATATTTTCCGTAACATCATCGCCTCGGATCCCATCGCCTCGGGTAAGGGCATAGAGCAGATTTCCATCCCGATAAATCAAGTTTATTGCAACGCCATCTATCTTTGGCTCAACGACATAGGTAACATCGTCATAACAAATTTTACGCCTAATCTTCTCATCAAAATGCTTCACATCGGTAAGATTATAGGTATTATCCAAACTAAACATTTTTGACAGATGACTCCTCGCTATAAAACCTGGACTGCTATCATCACCAATTTTTTGCGAATATTTTTCTGTTTTTTCCATTGAGCCCAGTAATTTTTCCAAACTCTCCAGCTCGACTTTCATGCAATCATACTCGAAATCCGATATTTCTGGCCGCGAATCCCTATAATACAATAGATCATGTCTGGCAATTTCATCACTGAGTTTTTTGAGCCGATTCAGAATTGCAACACGTTTTCGCTGTTCAACTTGGCTAAATTGGTCCGACATTTTTCACTCCAAAATGGCGCCCTCGTCGGGACTCGAACCCGAATCTTCGGCTCCGGAGGCCAGTGTTCTATCCATTTAACTACGAGGGCATTGCAGACTTTTAGGAAGATATAATTCCAGTCAATATCATAACTCCCTGGACTCCAACAAATCCAGGTAATCCTGCAAGATTATTGCCGCCGCAGCCGAATCAATCGCCCCGGAATGCCTATTTTCAAGCCTGGACTTCACTGACCTCCCCCTGGCCATATGACCTAAATCCTCCAGGGCCTGAACAGAAGTAAGTCTCTCATCCATATACTCTACCGGAACATCAATCATTTTTTTTAATTTGGCCACAAAGCCATTAACCTCCATCGCCTTGAAGCCAATGGAATCGTCCATATTGATCGGATAGCCGACAATTACTCGATCAATTTTGCGCTCGGTAATAAGACTCGTCAAAATAGAAAGCGCATCCATCGGGTCTGTGTACAGTATAGGCTTGAACGGCACAGCGATACGTAATTCATCATCACCAAAACTCAAACCAATTCTCTTTTCTCCGTAATCTATTCCAATAAAATTCACAGGCAATCCATGCTGAACAATGGTTATCCTCTATCCAATGCCGCTATACCAGGTAAGTCTTTGCCTTCCAAGAACTCCAGACTCGCACCGCCACCGGTACTTATGAATGTAACATCATTGGCAAAACCACTTTTTTTAACGGCTTTAACCGAATCTCCTCCACCTATTATTGACGTTAAGTTGCTACGAGCAATTGCCTTAGCAATTTCGATCGTACCATTTGAACAGGCCTCTATTTCAAAAATTCCCAACGGGCCATTCATGAGCACAGTTTGAGATTCGGCCACAATATTTTTATAAAGATCAATGGTCTTCGGACCAATATCAACACCCGTCAAACCATCCGGAATATCTTCGCCAACAACCTTCAACTCGCCAACGGTACGACCATCGAAATCAACCTGATCAGTGACCACAGAGTCCAACGGAAGCAACAACTTAACGCCCTTTTCCTGGGCCTTTTTGATTGCGGCCAAAGCCACATCCATTTTGTCACGCTCAACCAAACTTGCCCCGACAGTGTGACCATTGGCCAGCAGGAAAGTGTAGGCCATCGCTCCACCAATGATCATAGCATTGGCCTTGTCCAGCAACGCATCTATCACGGAAATCTTATCACTGACCTTGGCTCCACCTAAAATTACTGTAAAAGGTCGTTCGGGGTTAGAAGTCTTCTCGCCCAAAAACTTAAGTTCTTTTTCCACTAAAAATCCGGCCACACAGGGAGATAAAAATTTTGTGACTCCGGTCGTAGATGCATGGGCACGATGGGCTGTACCAAAGGCATCGTTGACAAAAGCTTCGGCTAAATTGGCCAATTTTTTAGAAAAATCTTCGTCATTTTTGGTTTCCTCGGCATAAAATCTCACATTTTCAAGGAGTACCACATCACCATCCTGCAAATTCATAACGGCTTTCTGAACATTTTCGCCAATACAATCATTCAAAAACAGTATCGGGTTTCCCAACTTTTTCGACAAAGCTTCCGCCACCGGAGCCAGGGAAAATTTTTTATTCTTTTCACCATTCGGCCGGCCAAAATGGCTAATAAGTATTACTTTTGCACCCACCTCGATCAAATATTTTATGGTCGGCAAAGCAGCAACAATCCTTGTGTCATCAGAAATCTCGCCACTTTTATCCATGGGAACATTAAAATCCACCCTTACCAACACGCGCTTGCTGGACAAATTAACATCTTTTACTGTAAGAATCCGCATGATTTTAAATATATGTATGTTCTCTATGTTCGCAAGCAAAAGTCACTTACAGATCCATCAGTTTATTGGCAACATCCACAATATGCTCCACAGTGAAACCAAAATGCTTCGTAAGTTCTTCTGTATCAGCACTAAAACCGTAGTCATCCACAGAAACGATTTTTCCACGTCGACCTATATACTTATACCAACTTAGAGATATGCCGGCCTCTATGGCGATCATATATTCACAATTCGGCAACACAAGTTCTTTATATTCATCGCTTTGCTGATCAAATATTTCGCAACACGGCATGGATACCACTCGCACAAAATCGCCTATTTTGGCCGCTGCATCCAGTGCCAATTTGAGCTCACTACCAGTGGCGATTAAAATCAATTTGAGTGCAGAAATTTCCTTTTTGGCCACATAGCCGCCATTGGCGACCCCCCATCTTCGCTGGGAAGAAGTCAATGACCTGAGTGCGCTAACAGCTTGCCGTGTAAGTATTAAAGCCACAGGACCTGATTTTTTTCGATTTTTTTCCATCGCCACAGCCCATGCTCCAACGGTTTCTTCCCCATCTGCCGGCCTGATCACATTCAAATTTTTTACGCACCTCAGCGCTGTGATCGACTCCACCGGCTGGTGGGTCGGACCATCTTCGCCGACACAGATCGAATCGTGGGTAAAAATATATAGAATCGGCAGGTTGGCCATCGCAGCTAGCCGAATCGCCGGGCGCATATAATCAGAAAAAACTAAAAAAGTTGAACCACTGGGCCTGAAAATTTCATCAT
This genomic window from Puniceicoccales bacterium contains:
- the ruvX gene encoding Holliday junction resolvase RuvX, with the translated sequence MNFIGIDYGEKRIGLSFGDDELRIAVPFKPILYTDPMDALSILTSLITERKIDRVIVGYPINMDDSIGFKAMEVNGFVAKLKKMIDVPVEYMDERLTSVQALEDLGHMARGRSVKSRLENRHSGAIDSAAAAIILQDYLDLLESREL
- the ligA gene encoding NAD-dependent DNA ligase LigA, with protein sequence MSDQFSQVEQRKRVAILNRLKKLSDEIARHDLLYYRDSRPEISDFEYDCMKVELESLEKLLGSMEKTEKYSQKIGDDSSPGFIARSHLSKMFSLDNTYNLTDVKHFDEKIRRKICYDDVTYVVEPKIDGVAINLIYRDGNLLYALTRGDGIRGDDVTENIMTIDNFPKKIDHSNGFVEFRGEVFIRNDIFEKTNEHRIKNGEEPFANPRNLASGTVKLLDASVVAERKLSIILYGVGHCDGMSYGTQVNVLEDLEQRGFPVHDAYFLATGLDEVYEKIEKLGSIKATFGYQTDGAVLKINDLKYHNQLGWTAKSPRWAFAYKFSPHQVESVVKSISLQVGRSGIITPVADLSPVFLSGTMVSRATLHNEDEIRRKDIRLGDTVVVEKAGEIIPAILEVNLAKRDAASLPFVFPKNCPSCGSTLEKSDGDVFWKCKNFNCTDQVREKILHFVSRSAMDIHQLGSAIVTKFMSAKLIENVGHIYELKIQHIISVDNFGLKSSENLLAAIEASKHRDLYRLIYGLGIPSVGLQTAKDLALRFNSMDALMRAPFGELLAVPRIGEVTANDIINFFSLEQVGRVIESLRNHGVNFLRL
- a CDS encoding phosphoglycerate kinase, which produces MRILTVKDVNLSSKRVLVRVDFNVPMDKSGEISDDTRIVAALPTIKYLIEVGAKVILISHFGRPNGEKNKKFSLAPVAEALSKKLGNPILFLNDCIGENVQKAVMNLQDGDVVLLENVRFYAEETKNDEDFSKKLANLAEAFVNDAFGTAHRAHASTTGVTKFLSPCVAGFLVEKELKFLGEKTSNPERPFTVILGGAKVSDKISVIDALLDKANAMIIGGAMAYTFLLANGHTVGASLVERDKMDVALAAIKKAQEKGVKLLLPLDSVVTDQVDFDGRTVGELKVVGEDIPDGLTGVDIGPKTIDLYKNIVAESQTVLMNGPLGIFEIEACSNGTIEIAKAIARSNLTSIIGGGDSVKAVKKSGFANDVTFISTGGGASLEFLEGKDLPGIAALDRG